A portion of the Hoylesella buccalis ATCC 35310 genome contains these proteins:
- a CDS encoding LTA synthase family protein gives MKTRFKYFFLTYVFFVLIFIIQKPLFMLYHLSLFKEATWKDWFLVPYHGLPLDFSLAGYLTIIPGLLLICTIWSRKRLWRRLAMAYFAVITIVLSAVFVIDLGLYRYWGFRLDATPLFYFCSSPGDALASASAWELIGGIVTLLLMTVLLYALFYLLLRDDVLEKKLLPLNRPFFTFLFVLLWAALFIPIRGGFKASTMNIGKVYFSENMRLNHAATNPLFSLLVSLIKQENFKQQYRFMKDDEANKLVAQMYDQDVVHRSYQAPQQWILTTARPNILFVVMESFSSKLMASLGGERNVAVNLDRLSAEGLLFRYFYATSFRTDRGLVSILSGFPSLPTNSIMKMPKVSQSLPSIAASLRKVGYTADYYYGGDADFTNMRSYLKGTGFETIVCDEDFPLSDRLSKWGVPDHLLFEKVLSNLRQNKRQKPWFKVVQTLSSHEPFDVPYHRLNDKILNAFAYTDSCVGHFVDELKKLPLWKNTLVVLVPDHLGCYPQDIDNLSVERYQIPLIFLGGALKEPGTVDIHGSQTDIAATLLGQMGIAHHEFTYSKDIFNPSSPHFAFFTFPDAFGLVDEDNQVVFNNESKKVVLDRGKRPGKNLKRGKAYLQKIYDTIDRLSTEPVKEGNRH, from the coding sequence ATGAAAACTCGTTTTAAGTATTTCTTTCTTACCTACGTTTTCTTTGTCCTAATCTTTATCATTCAGAAACCTCTGTTCATGCTTTACCACCTGTCTTTGTTCAAAGAGGCAACGTGGAAAGATTGGTTTTTGGTGCCTTACCATGGCTTGCCGCTGGATTTTTCGTTGGCCGGCTACCTCACCATCATACCCGGATTGTTATTGATTTGCACCATCTGGTCGCGCAAACGTTTGTGGAGACGACTGGCAATGGCCTATTTTGCCGTTATTACCATCGTTCTGTCGGCCGTCTTTGTCATCGACCTGGGCCTCTATCGGTATTGGGGATTCCGATTAGACGCCACGCCCTTGTTCTATTTCTGCTCCTCTCCGGGGGATGCATTGGCCAGTGCCAGCGCATGGGAACTCATCGGTGGCATCGTGACTTTGCTGCTGATGACCGTCCTCCTCTATGCCCTGTTTTATTTGTTGCTGAGAGATGACGTGCTCGAAAAGAAGCTCTTGCCCCTCAACCGACCATTCTTCACCTTCCTTTTCGTGCTGCTTTGGGCGGCCTTGTTCATCCCTATCCGTGGCGGATTCAAGGCATCGACCATGAATATCGGCAAAGTATATTTCAGTGAGAACATGCGTTTGAACCACGCTGCGACCAATCCACTGTTCAGTCTGCTGGTTTCATTGATCAAACAAGAAAACTTTAAGCAGCAATATCGCTTCATGAAGGATGACGAAGCCAACAAGTTGGTTGCACAGATGTACGACCAGGATGTTGTACATCGGTCATATCAGGCACCCCAACAATGGATATTGACCACCGCTCGGCCTAACATTCTGTTCGTGGTGATGGAGAGTTTCTCCTCCAAACTCATGGCGTCACTGGGCGGAGAACGCAATGTGGCGGTCAATCTGGACCGACTTTCGGCCGAAGGATTGCTGTTCCGCTACTTCTATGCCACGAGTTTTCGAACCGACAGAGGACTTGTTTCCATCCTCAGCGGATTCCCCTCGCTGCCCACCAACAGCATCATGAAGATGCCAAAAGTGTCTCAAAGTTTGCCTTCCATTGCCGCAAGTTTACGCAAGGTGGGCTATACGGCCGATTATTATTATGGTGGCGATGCCGATTTTACCAACATGCGGTCGTACTTGAAGGGTACAGGATTTGAGACGATTGTGTGTGATGAAGACTTTCCCTTGTCAGACAGGCTTAGTAAATGGGGAGTCCCCGACCATCTATTGTTCGAAAAGGTGCTCTCGAACTTGCGGCAAAACAAGCGCCAAAAGCCGTGGTTCAAGGTGGTACAGACATTGAGCAGCCACGAACCCTTCGATGTTCCTTACCACCGTTTGAATGACAAAATACTCAATGCGTTTGCTTATACCGACAGTTGCGTGGGTCACTTTGTGGACGAATTGAAGAAACTGCCGCTGTGGAAGAACACGCTTGTAGTACTGGTTCCCGACCATTTGGGCTGCTATCCCCAGGACATTGACAACCTATCCGTAGAGCGTTATCAAATTCCGCTCATCTTCTTGGGTGGCGCACTCAAAGAGCCAGGCACGGTAGACATCCATGGTTCGCAGACTGACATTGCCGCCACGCTGTTGGGGCAGATGGGAATTGCGCATCACGAGTTTACTTATAGCAAGGATATTTTCAATCCGTCATCCCCTCATTTTGCGTTCTTTACCTTCCCGGATGCCTTTGGTTTAGTGGATGAGGACAATCAGGTGGTCTTCAATAACGAGTCGAAGAAGGTTGTTTTGGACCGGGGTAAGCGGCCTGGAAAGAATCTCAAGCGAGGGAAAGCCTACCTGCAAAAGATCTATGACACCATCGATCGGTTGTCTACAGAGCCAGTGAAAGAGGGTAACAGGCATTGA
- a CDS encoding RluA family pseudouridine synthase, whose protein sequence is MSCHSQSHPSSFTTSCFHPLITDVERPLRLNNPFHYQPHPLALLAMKHVQAYIQGMQTWQQEVAKGKMFGVLVVEDQQQQLGFLAAYSGQIEGKSDWSGFVPAVFDYLQPQGYFKKHEEQITHINALVEQEETDAGCLAMKQELKRLEEEAQQALAAFQNRMKEAKRNRDHLRKTSSLSVEKEAELIRESQFMKAELRRIKHRWEAVLADKRAGLAQHDDRIGRLKDQRKQRSDALQRWLFTHFVMLNARGEQRNLLDIFAETPQHVPPAGAGECCAPKLLQYAYQHHYKPIAMAEFWWGASPKATIRHHGECYPACRGKCLPILRFMLQGLEVDDEYPDDAEPMQLQMVYEDDDLVVVNKPAGLLSVPGRSSRPSVLTILQEMMPQDMPLHAVHRLDMATSGLLIVAKNMKVYHHLQAQFKAHTIQKEYIAVLDGKVTQTEGSIELPLRPDFLDRPRQTVDHVHGKPAITFYRVLSVYQGKTLLTLSPMTGRTHQLRMHCAHQEGLNCPILGDELYGHQADRLYLHAASITFIHPTSGKHMTLKAPIPDCFNNVK, encoded by the coding sequence ATGTCCTGTCATTCCCAGTCGCATCCCTCATCCTTCACAACCTCGTGTTTTCACCCATTGATCACGGACGTGGAGCGACCGTTGAGGCTGAACAATCCCTTCCATTATCAGCCCCATCCTTTGGCTTTGTTGGCCATGAAGCACGTTCAAGCGTACATTCAGGGCATGCAGACGTGGCAGCAAGAGGTGGCAAAAGGGAAGATGTTCGGGGTTTTGGTTGTTGAAGATCAGCAGCAACAGCTGGGCTTTTTGGCGGCTTATTCAGGACAAATCGAGGGCAAGAGCGATTGGTCGGGCTTCGTTCCCGCCGTGTTTGATTACCTACAGCCGCAAGGTTATTTCAAAAAACATGAAGAACAGATCACGCATATCAATGCACTGGTAGAGCAAGAGGAAACGGATGCTGGCTGTTTGGCGATGAAACAAGAACTCAAACGCTTGGAAGAAGAGGCGCAACAAGCACTTGCAGCGTTTCAAAACCGCATGAAAGAGGCTAAACGGAATCGTGACCATCTGCGGAAAACCTCCTCACTTTCGGTAGAAAAAGAGGCCGAACTCATTCGGGAAAGCCAGTTCATGAAAGCCGAACTGCGTCGCATCAAGCACCGTTGGGAAGCTGTTTTGGCGGACAAACGAGCCGGGCTGGCGCAGCATGATGACCGCATTGGGCGACTGAAAGACCAGCGCAAGCAGCGTTCAGACGCACTGCAACGGTGGTTGTTTACTCATTTTGTGATGCTCAACGCACGGGGTGAGCAGCGCAATCTCTTGGACATTTTCGCTGAAACGCCACAACATGTTCCGCCTGCGGGGGCGGGAGAGTGCTGCGCTCCCAAGCTGTTGCAGTACGCTTACCAGCACCATTACAAACCAATCGCCATGGCAGAGTTCTGGTGGGGAGCCTCACCGAAGGCCACCATACGGCACCATGGCGAATGTTATCCAGCCTGTCGAGGCAAATGCCTGCCCATCCTTCGCTTCATGTTGCAAGGTCTTGAGGTGGACGATGAATATCCAGATGATGCCGAACCCATGCAGCTTCAAATGGTATATGAGGATGATGACCTGGTTGTTGTGAACAAACCAGCCGGATTACTCTCCGTTCCAGGACGATCAAGTCGCCCCTCTGTCCTGACCATCTTGCAGGAAATGATGCCTCAAGACATGCCGTTGCATGCCGTACATCGTTTGGACATGGCTACGTCTGGACTGCTCATCGTGGCCAAGAACATGAAGGTTTACCACCATTTGCAAGCCCAATTCAAGGCTCACACCATCCAAAAAGAATACATAGCCGTACTGGATGGCAAGGTAACACAGACAGAAGGTTCCATTGAATTGCCACTTCGCCCCGACTTTCTCGACCGTCCAAGACAAACAGTCGACCACGTTCATGGCAAACCGGCCATCACTTTCTACCGTGTTCTGTCAGTATATCAGGGAAAAACGCTGCTTACTCTCTCGCCCATGACAGGCCGTACGCATCAGTTGCGCATGCACTGTGCCCATCAAGAGGGACTGAATTGTCCCATCCTTGGTGATGAACTTTACGGCCATCAGGCTGATAGACTCTACCTACATGCAGCTTCCATCACCTTTATTCATCCCACCTCGGGCAAGCACATGACGCTGAAAGCCCCCATACCCGACTGCTTTAATAACGTAAAATAG
- a CDS encoding MaoC family dehydratase gives MSKLVVNSYDEFAAFEGKELGASDWLLIDQDRINLFADATLDHQWIHVDTDRAKKESPYQSTIAHGYLTLSLLPYLWSQIIEVNNIKMLVNYGMDKMRFGQAVVTGSRVRMVTKLHAISNLRGICKTEINFKIEIEGQRKPALEGIATFLYYFE, from the coding sequence ATGAGTAAATTAGTAGTCAACTCTTACGACGAGTTTGCAGCCTTTGAGGGCAAAGAATTGGGTGCATCCGACTGGTTGCTGATTGACCAGGATCGTATTAATCTATTTGCTGACGCAACATTGGATCATCAATGGATTCATGTGGACACTGACCGTGCCAAGAAAGAGAGTCCGTATCAAAGCACCATCGCACATGGCTATCTGACGTTGTCGCTGCTGCCTTACCTCTGGTCACAGATTATCGAGGTGAACAACATCAAGATGTTGGTTAACTATGGCATGGACAAGATGCGCTTTGGACAGGCGGTTGTCACGGGAAGTAGGGTGCGCATGGTGACCAAGCTGCATGCCATCAGCAACCTACGCGGCATCTGCAAGACCGAAATCAACTTCAAAATAGAGATTGAAGGACAGCGCAAACCGGCCTTGGAAGGTATCGCTACCTTCTTGTATTATTTCGAATAG
- a CDS encoding ABC transporter ATP-binding protein, with protein sequence MKEFIQVLRRFVAPYKRYLGFSVLFNILSAVLNIFSFAALIPILNILFNIGQERITTLMPWPSSMNELPDVLSNNANYYVQMMIDHYGATTTLLFIGLFLAFMTFLKTGSYFLASASVMPIRTGVVRDIRNQLYQKITSLSLGFFSEERKGDIIARMSGDVQEIENSIMASLDMLFKNPILVIAYFTTLLIISWQLTLFTILFVPLFGWFMGLVGRKLKQNSVKAQNLWSDTMSQVEETLGGLRIIKAFSAEEKMNARFDKINSNYRDSILKVTIRQQLAHPMSEFLGTLMIVIVLWFGGTLVLNEQVLSGPTFIYYLVMLYSIINPLKELSKASYAIMKGLASIERVDKILKAEVAIKEPEKPIHLNSFEHQIEFRHVSFRYAEQWVLRDINLVIPKGKTVALVGQSGSGKSTLVDLIPRYYDVQEGEVLIDGINVRDLGVRSLRHLIGNVNQEAILFNDTFFNNITFGVDHATQEEVDQAARIANAYEFIMESEEGFDTNIGDRGSKLSGGQRQRISIARAILKNPPILILDEATSALDTESERLVQDALERLMDTRTTVAIAHRLSTIKHADEICVLHEGRIVERGTHEELIAKEGYYKKLHDMQEV encoded by the coding sequence ATGAAAGAATTCATACAGGTTTTGCGACGCTTTGTAGCTCCCTACAAGCGTTATTTAGGGTTTTCCGTACTGTTCAACATCCTGTCTGCGGTATTGAACATTTTCTCTTTCGCAGCCCTCATCCCCATTCTTAACATCCTTTTCAATATTGGACAGGAGCGCATAACCACGCTGATGCCATGGCCTTCGTCGATGAATGAACTGCCCGACGTACTGAGCAACAACGCCAATTACTATGTACAGATGATGATTGACCATTACGGAGCCACCACCACCCTGCTGTTCATCGGCTTGTTTTTGGCCTTCATGACGTTTCTCAAGACAGGTTCTTACTTTCTTGCCTCTGCCAGTGTGATGCCCATCCGCACGGGTGTGGTGCGCGACATACGCAACCAATTGTACCAAAAGATTACGAGTCTGTCGCTTGGATTCTTCTCTGAGGAACGCAAAGGTGACATCATCGCCCGCATGAGTGGTGACGTTCAGGAGATAGAAAACTCCATCATGGCCTCGCTGGACATGCTGTTCAAGAATCCCATCCTCGTCATTGCCTACTTCACCACGCTGCTCATCATCTCGTGGCAGCTCACCCTGTTCACCATTCTCTTCGTTCCTCTCTTCGGCTGGTTCATGGGATTGGTTGGACGAAAGCTGAAACAAAACAGCGTGAAGGCGCAAAACCTGTGGAGCGACACCATGAGTCAGGTGGAAGAAACGTTAGGCGGACTGCGCATCATCAAGGCCTTCTCGGCCGAAGAAAAGATGAATGCGCGCTTTGACAAGATTAATTCCAACTACCGAGACAGTATCCTCAAGGTCACCATACGGCAGCAATTGGCCCACCCCATGAGCGAGTTTCTGGGTACGTTGATGATTGTCATCGTGTTATGGTTCGGTGGTACGCTGGTCTTGAACGAGCAAGTACTCAGCGGACCCACGTTTATTTATTACCTCGTGATGCTCTACAGCATCATCAACCCGTTGAAAGAACTGTCAAAGGCGAGCTATGCCATCATGAAAGGACTGGCATCCATCGAGCGGGTAGACAAGATACTGAAGGCCGAAGTAGCCATTAAAGAGCCCGAAAAACCGATTCACCTCAACAGCTTTGAACATCAAATCGAATTCCGCCATGTATCGTTCAGGTATGCGGAGCAATGGGTGTTGCGCGACATCAATCTGGTGATTCCCAAAGGAAAGACCGTAGCGTTGGTGGGACAGAGCGGCAGTGGCAAGTCTACCTTGGTCGACTTGATTCCGCGCTACTATGACGTGCAGGAAGGTGAGGTGCTCATCGACGGCATCAACGTGCGTGACTTGGGCGTACGCAGCTTGCGGCACCTCATCGGAAACGTCAACCAAGAAGCCATTTTGTTCAACGACACGTTCTTCAACAACATCACCTTCGGCGTTGATCACGCCACGCAAGAAGAGGTAGACCAGGCCGCTCGCATCGCCAACGCTTACGAATTCATTATGGAGTCAGAGGAAGGATTCGACACAAACATCGGAGATCGGGGCAGCAAGTTAAGCGGCGGACAGCGTCAGCGTATCTCCATTGCCCGCGCCATCCTCAAAAATCCACCCATCCTGATACTCGATGAGGCCACCAGTGCGCTCGACACCGAGAGCGAACGCTTGGTGCAAGATGCGCTGGAACGGCTCATGGACACCCGCACCACGGTGGCCATCGCTCACCGCCTGTCCACCATCAAGCACGCTGACGAAATCTGTGTACTGCACGAAGGACGCATCGTGGAGCGAGGTACGCACGAAGAACTTATCGCCAAAGAGGGCTATTACAAAAAACTGCATGACATGCAAGAGGTTTAA
- a CDS encoding LTA synthase family protein, translated as MKQAKATFLHTSFGPFGAMILNLLMAFVVYFIARVEFLFENYSYFSGNLSASHLTELFYGGYIFDRSAIAYTNALYILLMLFPLWIKERRGYHLMCKWVFVVINALTLIINLCDSVYFPYTLRRTTTSVFSEFRNENNLADVFWGEFVGHWYLVLLAIVVITLLWKLYVMPRTAHTHYATATQRWKFGLIQFVLLALLTPLIIGACRGGLASGIRPITVNNANQYVRRPTECALVLNTPFSLIRTIGKNVFDVPTYYPNLEAAAKVFTPIHHPKPTHAFQKKNVVVLIVESFGREYIGSFNQQLENGRYKGYTPYVDQLISQSATYKYSFCNGRKSIDGMPSVLCGIPMFKEPFVLTNASMNDYTSMAGLLAREGYHTAFFHGANRGSMGFLAFANKVGFQAYYGRQDYAADHRFGGDADFDGHWGIWDEPFLQYWCTKIGEMKEPFMTACFTVSSHTPYVIPEKYKDVYPEEGLPIHKCIRYTDMAIGKFFEAAKQQPWYKNTLFVLTSDHTNLSDHAQYQTDIGGFSAPLIIFDPSGEVPVGMHDGIAQQIDILPTVLSLLGYDKPFLSFGCDLMTTPASETYAVNYLNGIYQYCKYGYVLQFDGQQTRGIYALDDLLMRHNLKGKVKEQHKMEQELKAIIQQYMYRMENDQLMP; from the coding sequence ATGAAACAAGCAAAAGCAACATTCCTACACACTTCTTTCGGGCCTTTCGGCGCCATGATTCTCAACCTGTTGATGGCATTCGTGGTATACTTCATTGCCCGCGTGGAATTCCTTTTCGAGAATTACAGCTATTTCTCCGGCAACCTGTCGGCATCCCATCTGACCGAATTGTTCTACGGTGGCTACATCTTCGACCGCTCCGCCATCGCCTACACCAATGCCCTGTACATCCTGCTGATGCTCTTTCCGCTGTGGATCAAGGAGCGCAGAGGCTATCATCTGATGTGCAAATGGGTGTTTGTGGTCATCAATGCGCTGACACTGATCATCAACTTGTGCGACTCGGTGTACTTTCCTTACACCCTGCGGCGCACCACGACGAGCGTATTCAGCGAATTTCGTAACGAAAACAACCTCGCCGACGTGTTTTGGGGCGAGTTTGTGGGCCACTGGTATCTCGTGCTGTTGGCCATCGTAGTCATCACCCTGCTGTGGAAACTCTACGTCATGCCCCGCACCGCACACACACATTACGCCACCGCCACACAGCGATGGAAGTTCGGTCTCATCCAGTTTGTGCTGCTGGCCTTGCTCACTCCTCTCATCATCGGTGCCTGCCGGGGCGGCCTGGCGTCGGGCATACGCCCCATCACCGTCAACAATGCCAACCAATACGTGCGCCGTCCAACCGAGTGTGCGCTGGTGCTCAACACGCCGTTCTCATTGATCAGAACCATCGGGAAGAACGTTTTCGACGTTCCCACCTACTATCCCAACCTCGAGGCAGCCGCCAAAGTGTTCACGCCGATACACCATCCAAAGCCCACGCATGCGTTCCAAAAGAAGAACGTGGTGGTGCTGATCGTCGAAAGTTTTGGCCGCGAGTATATCGGATCTTTCAACCAACAGCTCGAAAACGGCCGATACAAGGGCTACACCCCATACGTTGACCAGCTTATCAGCCAAAGTGCCACCTACAAATACTCGTTCTGCAACGGACGGAAGAGCATTGACGGCATGCCATCCGTGCTTTGTGGCATTCCTATGTTTAAAGAACCGTTCGTGCTCACCAACGCCTCGATGAACGATTACACCAGCATGGCCGGCCTGTTGGCGCGCGAGGGCTACCACACGGCGTTCTTCCACGGTGCCAACCGGGGCAGCATGGGATTTCTGGCCTTTGCCAACAAGGTGGGCTTCCAAGCGTACTATGGCCGACAAGACTATGCCGCCGACCACCGATTTGGCGGCGATGCCGACTTTGATGGGCACTGGGGTATCTGGGATGAGCCTTTCCTGCAATACTGGTGTACGAAAATTGGCGAGATGAAAGAACCCTTCATGACGGCCTGTTTCACCGTGTCGAGCCACACGCCCTACGTCATTCCGGAAAAATACAAGGACGTGTATCCCGAAGAGGGGCTGCCCATCCACAAGTGCATACGCTATACCGACATGGCCATCGGCAAGTTTTTCGAAGCGGCCAAGCAGCAACCGTGGTACAAGAACACCCTCTTTGTGCTGACCAGCGACCACACCAACCTGAGCGACCATGCGCAGTATCAGACCGACATCGGCGGATTTTCGGCACCGCTCATCATCTTTGATCCCAGCGGAGAGGTGCCCGTGGGCATGCACGACGGCATCGCACAGCAGATAGACATCCTGCCCACCGTGCTGAGTCTGTTGGGCTACGACAAGCCGTTCTTGTCGTTCGGCTGCGACCTGATGACCACTCCCGCATCGGAAACCTACGCCGTAAACTACCTCAACGGCATCTATCAGTATTGCAAGTATGGCTATGTGTTGCAGTTCGACGGTCAACAAACGCGCGGCATTTATGCCTTGGACGACCTGCTGATGCGCCACAACCTGAAAGGGAAGGTGAAGGAACAGCACAAGATGGAGCAAGAACTGAAAGCCATCATCCAACAATATATGTACAGGATGGAGAACGACCAGCTGATGCCCTGA